One region of Etheostoma spectabile isolate EspeVRDwgs_2016 chromosome 21, UIUC_Espe_1.0, whole genome shotgun sequence genomic DNA includes:
- the zgc:92313 gene encoding serine protease 33 yields MSPKPQLHAIFWCVTGMLASYAQECGRPHMPENRIVGGMDAAEGEWPWQVDIQTEDGHICGGSIITENWVLSAAHCFPNPSDLRSYVIYIGRYQLNSFNKNMESRRVSQVVIPSGYSEPQNGKDLALVQLSRPVTWSEFVRPICLPSSGTLFPSGMMCHVTGWGNTRDDVPLAGLGTLQEVEVPIISQSSCQEMYQTNPTEKVDILYDMICAGYQKGGKDSCQGDSGGPLVCQMENGTWVQAGVVSFGLRCAHQNQPGVYARLTTFSSFIKNTVSEIELYGRANQNWCGGAAVLVSCLSSLLFLLQR; encoded by the exons ATGTCGCCGAAACCACAGCTCCATGCTATTTTTTGGTGCGTAACAG GTATGTTGGCTTCCTACGCGCAAGAATGTGGCCGACCACACATGCCGGAGAACAGGATTGTGGGTGGGATGGACGCTGCAGAGGGCGAGTGGCCGTGGCAGGTCGATATACAG ACAGAGGATGGTCATATCTGTGGAGGCTCCATCATCACAGAGAACTGGGTCCTATCGGCCGCTCATTGTTTCCCCAA TCCATCCGACCTGAGGTCTTACGTCATCTACATTGGCCGGTACCAGCTAAATTCCTTTAATAAGAACATGGAATCGCGTCGTGTGAGCCAGGTGGTGATCCCATCTGGTTACAGTGAGCCTCAAAATGGGAAGGATTTGGCGTTGGTGCAGCTGTCCAGACCAGTAACCTGGTCAGAATTTGTCCGTCCCATCTGCTTGCCAAGCTCTGGCACCCTGTTCCCAAGTGGCATGATGTGCCATGTCACGGGCTGGGGGAACACCCGCGATGATG TCCCTCTGGCAGGGCTCGGGACTCTGCAGGAAGTGGAGGTGCCAATCATTTCCCAGAGTTCGTGTCAGGAGATGTACCAGACAAACCCAACAGAGAAGGTGGACATCCTGTATGACATGATCTGTGCTGGATACCAGAAGGGCGGCAAGGACTCCTGCCAG GGTGATTCAGGAGGGCCTCTTGTCTGCCAGATGGAAAATGGGACCTGGGTGCAGGCTGGCGTGGTGAGTTTTGGACTTCGCTGTGCTCACCAAAACCAGCCAGGTGTGTATGCCAGACTGACCACCTTCTCGAGCTTCATTAAAAACACGGTATCGGAGATCGAGCTGTACGGCCGAGCAAATCAGAACTGGTGTGGGGGGGCTGCCGTGTTGGTCAGTTGTCTGTCCTCTCTACTGTTCCTGCTTCAGAGGTAG